The DNA sequence GGAAGCGGATGGCCACCTCGGTCCACCGCCGCTCCAGGTGCTTGCCGGTACGCAGGTAGAACGGCACGCCGGCCCACCGCCAGTTGTCGATCTGGAGCTTGCAGGCCACGTAGGTCTCGGTGCTCGAGTCGGCCGCCACGTCGGGCTCCTCGCGGTACGCGCGCTCGGGCTGGCCCAGGACGGTGCCCGCGCCATACTGGCCGCGCACCGCGTTCCGCAGGGCGGCCGCGGGCCCGAGCGGCAGGATGGCCTCGAGGACCTCGGCCTTCTTGGTCCGCACCGCGTCGGCGTCGAAGGAGATGGGCGGCTCCATCGCGGTCATGGCCAGCAGCTGGAACATGTGATTGGGCACCATGTCGCGCAGCGCCCCGGTGCGCTCGTAGAACTTGCCCCGGTGCTCGACGCCCACCGTCTCCGCCGCGGTGATCTGGACGTGATCGATGTGCTGGCGGTTCCACAGCGGCTCGAAGAGGCCGTTGGCGAAGCGCAGCGCCATGATGTTCTGGACCGTTTCCTTGCCGAGGAAGTGGTCGATCCGGTAGATCTGGGGCTCCTGCAGCGTCTTGCGGATCTGGGTGTTGAGCGCGATGGCCGAGGGCACGTCGTGGCCGAACGGCTTCTCGATCACCACCCGGCGCCACCGTCCGTCGCGCTCGTGGGTGAGATCGGCGGAGCCGAGGCCGGCCACCGCGGTGGCGAAGAAGCGGTCCGCGATCGCGAGGTAGAAGAGATGGTTGCCCGCGGTGCCGGCCGTGCGGTCCAGCTCGGCCAGGTGCTCGCCGAGGCGGCGGTAGGTGTCGGGCGCGTTGAGATCGCCCTGCAGGTAGCTCATCCGGTCCGTCAGCCAGCGCCAGGCGCGCTCATCGAGGTGGTCCACCTGGAACTCCCCGTCGCGGCCCACGAAGCCCTTCATCGTCTCCGTGAGGCCGGCGCGCCAGTCCTCCACCGTCTGCGCGGCCAGGTCGAGGCCGACGAGCCGGAACGGCTCGGGCAGCCGCCCGGCCTTGACCAGGTTGTAGAGCGCGGGCACCACCAGGCGCCGGGTCAGGTCGCCGGCCGCGCCGAAGATCACCATCGCGCACGGCGGCGCGAGCGGTACCTGGTCGGCCTCGTCCTCGGGGCCGGCCGTTCTCGCGCGCGGCGGCTTGCCTGCGGTCTTGCCCATGCCGTCTCCCTCCCGGCCGCTCCCGCGGCCCTCGATCATCCGCGTCCCAGCAGCTCCAGGGCCTCCGCCACCACGCGCTCGGGCTCGAAGCCGAACTTACGCTGCAGCTCCTTGAGCGGAGCCGACGCGCCGAAGGTCTTCATGCCGATCACCCGGCCGCCGGGGCCGACGTAGCGGTCCCAACCTAGCACCGACCCCTGCTCCACCGCGAGGCGCGCCGTCACCGCGGCCGGCAACACCTGCTCTCGATAGGACGCCGGCTGATGCTCGAACAGATCCCAGGAGGGCATCGACACGATCCGCGCGCGAACGCCCCGCTCGGTCAAACGCTCGTAGGCGTCCACGATCAGCGCGACTTCGCTGCCCGAGGCGATGAGGATGATCTCGGGCGCGCCGCCCGGAGCGTCGGCCATGACGTAGGCCCCGCGGGCCAGCCCGGCCGCCGACGCGTACTTGGCGCGATCGAACGTCGGTAGCGGCTGGCGCGAGAGCGCGAGGACCGCCGGCTCGTGGCGCAGCGGCATGACGAGGCGATACGCCTCGACCACCTCGTTGGCGTCCGCGGGGCGCAGCACCACCAGGCCGGGAATCGCGCGAAGCGAGACGAGCTGCTCCACCGGCTGGTGGGTCGGCCCGTCCTCGCCGTCACCCATCGCGTCGTGGGTGAGCACGAAGATGACCGGCAGCTCCATGAGCGCGGCGAGCCGGATGGCCGGCCGCGCGTAGTCGCTGAAGATGACGAAGGTCGACCCGAACGGGCGCAGCTTCGAGAGCGAGAGCCCGTTGACGATCGCGGCCATGGCGTGCTCACGCACGCCGAAGTGGAGATTCCGGCCGCCCGGGCTGTCCGCCTCGAAGTCCCCCGCGCCCGGGAATCCGAGCGTCGTGCGCGTCGAGGGGGCGAGGTCGGCCGAGCCGCCCAGAAGCCACGGCACGTGTCGGGCGAGCGCGTTCAGCGCCTGTCCGGAGGCGTCGCGTCCGGCGAGGCCCTTGGGATCGGCGGGGAAGCTCGGCAGGTCGCGGTCCCAGCCGTCGGGCAGCTCGCGCCGCTGCATCCGATCGATCTCGGCGGCGAGGTCGGGATACTTCTCGCGATAGGCGGTCAGGCGCTCCTCCCAGCGGCGCCGGGCCAGGGCTCCGCGCGCGCCGATCCCGGCGTCGAAGTGCTCGCGCACGCCGTCGGGCACCAGGAACTTCGCGTCCTCGGGCCAGCCGTAGGCCCGCTTGGCGAACCGCACCTCGTCCTCGCCGAGCGGCTCGCCGTGCGCGGCGGCGGTGTCCACCTTGTGGGGAGCGCCGTAGCCGATGTGGCTGTCCAGCACGATCAGGGTCGGCCGGCCGCGCGTCTCGCGGAACACGGTCAGCGCGTCCTCGATGCGCGCGCGATCGTTGGCATCGCTCACCCGCAGCACGTTCCAGCGGTACGCGAGGAAGCGAGCCGCCACGTCCTCGGTGAAGGTGATGCCGGTCGGGCCCTCGATGGAGATGTGGTTGTTGTCGTAGATCCAGCACAGGTCGTCGAGGCCCAGATGCCCGGCCAGCGAGGCCGCCTCCGAGCCGACGCCTTCCATCAGGTCGCCGTCGCCGCACACCGCGTAGATGCGGTAGTCGAAGACGTCGAAGCCGGGCTGGTTGTAGCGGGCCGCGAGCCACTTCCGCGCAATGGCCATGCCGACGCTGTTGGCGATGCCCTGCCCCAGCGGGCCGGTCGTCGTCTCCACGCCCGAGACCCAGTGGTATTCGGGATGTCCCGGGGCCTTGCTCCCGAGCTGACGGAAGCGGCGGATGTCGTCCAGCGTCACCGACGGCCGGCCCAGGCGCTCGTATTCGGCGTTCACCGCCACCGTGCCGGTCAGGTACAGCAGCGACCAGAGCAGCATCGAGGCATGCCCGTTCGAGAGGACGAAGCGATCGCGATCGGGCCAGATCGGGTCCTTCGGGTCGAAGCGGAGCACGCGGTTCCAGATCGTGTAGACCAGCGGGGCCAGCGCCATCGGCGTACCGGGGTGGCCGGACTTCGCCTGCTGGACCGCGTCGATGGAGAGCGTCCGGATCGTGTCGATCGCCAGCTGATCCGGGTCCGGGCTGCCGATCGCCGGCGGCATGGCTCAGCCCTCCCGGACCACGGCGAGACGCCGGCCTTCGAACAGGTCCACGAACTCGTGATAGCGTCTCGCGATCTCGGCCACCGCCTGCTCCCGCGTGGCCGTGCCGGCTCGCCACGCCACCAGCGGCTGCCAGAAATCGGTGCGACCCACCGCGAAGCCGACGAAGCCGGGCACGCCCGCGGCGACGCCGAGCCAGTCCCGCACCTTCTGCTCGTCCGCGCCGCGGCCCAGCACGATGCAGCCGACGCGCTCGCGCCCCTCGCCGCGCGCCGCCCGGACCACCGCCTGGCAATCCGCCCGGCGATCGAGCCCTTCCACCTTCCACAGGTCCGGCTCCACGCCGGCCTCCTGCAGCTCGCGGATGGCCTCGACCATCAGCCGGGGTCTCAGCTCCAGATCGTACGTCGTGCGGTCGCCGCCGAGCCGCTCGAGCTGGGCCGGCTCGGCCGGCACCAGCAGCTCGAACATGAAGCGGCTCCGATCCCGCGCGGCGAGAAAGTCGGAGAGGCGCTTCAACCGGCCGGCCTGCCGGCGGTTCAGCTCCCGATCGCCGGCCGGATTGTAGCGGACCAGCACCTTGCAGAAGGTGGGATCGAAGGCCTCGACGTGACGGCCGAATTCCTCGCCGTACTCGAACTCGAACTCGGCCTGCCCGCTCTTCTCGGCCGGGCACGCGGTGATGACGCCGTCGGCAGCCGCGTCACGCAGGATGGCGGCGCCGAACTGCTCGTCCACCAGGATGCCCGCCTTCTCACGGGGCACACCGGCGGCCAGGGCCGCCCGGAAGCCGTCGTAGACGAGACGCTTCGCCGAGGCGATCTCGGCGGTCTGCGCGGGGCCGAGCGGCGGCTCCCAACCGAAGAGCTTGGTCTCGAACGACTCCCGATGATCGAACGGCAGGATGTAGAGCGGGCGGTCGTAGCCTCGAGGCATCGATCAACTCCTTTCAGGCAACCTCTTTCAGAGCGCGCCCTCCTCTTATTGTGACGCCCGGAGGCCGCGCCCATGCGCGAACCGCGAAATTTGCGCA is a window from the Candidatus Methylomirabilota bacterium genome containing:
- the zwf gene encoding glucose-6-phosphate dehydrogenase translates to MVIFGAAGDLTRRLVVPALYNLVKAGRLPEPFRLVGLDLAAQTVEDWRAGLTETMKGFVGRDGEFQVDHLDERAWRWLTDRMSYLQGDLNAPDTYRRLGEHLAELDRTAGTAGNHLFYLAIADRFFATAVAGLGSADLTHERDGRWRRVVIEKPFGHDVPSAIALNTQIRKTLQEPQIYRIDHFLGKETVQNIMALRFANGLFEPLWNRQHIDHVQITAAETVGVEHRGKFYERTGALRDMVPNHMFQLLAMTAMEPPISFDADAVRTKKAEVLEAILPLGPAAALRNAVRGQYGAGTVLGQPERAYREEPDVAADSSTETYVACKLQIDNWRWAGVPFYLRTGKHLERRWTEVAIRFHQAPYALFRGTHVERLHPNWMILRIQPEEGIALQFAAKRPGPTVKLSTVAMDFCYKTHFKLASGTGYETLLYDCMTGDATLFQRADNIEAGWRAVQPILDAWAANPPRDFPNYASGSAGPAAADELLARDGRAWRALE
- the tkt gene encoding transketolase; the encoded protein is MPPAIGSPDPDQLAIDTIRTLSIDAVQQAKSGHPGTPMALAPLVYTIWNRVLRFDPKDPIWPDRDRFVLSNGHASMLLWSLLYLTGTVAVNAEYERLGRPSVTLDDIRRFRQLGSKAPGHPEYHWVSGVETTTGPLGQGIANSVGMAIARKWLAARYNQPGFDVFDYRIYAVCGDGDLMEGVGSEAASLAGHLGLDDLCWIYDNNHISIEGPTGITFTEDVAARFLAYRWNVLRVSDANDRARIEDALTVFRETRGRPTLIVLDSHIGYGAPHKVDTAAAHGEPLGEDEVRFAKRAYGWPEDAKFLVPDGVREHFDAGIGARGALARRRWEERLTAYREKYPDLAAEIDRMQRRELPDGWDRDLPSFPADPKGLAGRDASGQALNALARHVPWLLGGSADLAPSTRTTLGFPGAGDFEADSPGGRNLHFGVREHAMAAIVNGLSLSKLRPFGSTFVIFSDYARPAIRLAALMELPVIFVLTHDAMGDGEDGPTHQPVEQLVSLRAIPGLVVLRPADANEVVEAYRLVMPLRHEPAVLALSRQPLPTFDRAKYASAAGLARGAYVMADAPGGAPEIILIASGSEVALIVDAYERLTERGVRARIVSMPSWDLFEHQPASYREQVLPAAVTARLAVEQGSVLGWDRYVGPGGRVIGMKTFGASAPLKELQRKFGFEPERVVAEALELLGRG
- a CDS encoding DUF2090 domain-containing protein, yielding MPRGYDRPLYILPFDHRESFETKLFGWEPPLGPAQTAEIASAKRLVYDGFRAALAAGVPREKAGILVDEQFGAAILRDAAADGVITACPAEKSGQAEFEFEYGEEFGRHVEAFDPTFCKVLVRYNPAGDRELNRRQAGRLKRLSDFLAARDRSRFMFELLVPAEPAQLERLGGDRTTYDLELRPRLMVEAIRELQEAGVEPDLWKVEGLDRRADCQAVVRAARGEGRERVGCIVLGRGADEQKVRDWLGVAAGVPGFVGFAVGRTDFWQPLVAWRAGTATREQAVAEIARRYHEFVDLFEGRRLAVVREG